From a region of the Lactuca sativa cultivar Salinas chromosome 4, Lsat_Salinas_v11, whole genome shotgun sequence genome:
- the LOC111896459 gene encoding uncharacterized protein LOC111896459: protein MAMLQSMDRRMNKMDQTIHAIQVGYEDWRKPKKKWLPYDEYKNAKEKKYEKRGRDIYQREEPPVEKKSDFETMLTRFAAVSKKRHEVTKAAIKEQQLVIKEQQLMMKEQQERMKNQQALLRNQQASILKIEKQLGQLATQFNERAPGGLSGNTEQNPRGAHIQAITTRSGKIITHLTPIDRNEPEVEQEEQEENKDNKFGQSPRRGGSTTAWQDSEEKNTELVKTYHPPLPFPSRAIQEKHAEDYRKFLDHIKSLEINILFLEALVEMPKYAKFLKDLLTNQKKMEGLSKVILNETCSATMLSMLPKKMGDLGSITLPCQFGNLATSHALADSGASVNLMPYSFFKNLDLPEPIPVHMLIHLANKTITFPRGIYEDLLVKVDKFVFPTDFIMLDMEEDEQVPIILGRPFLSIAQALVDIRESKLTLRVG, encoded by the exons ATGGCAATGTTGCAAAGCATGGATAGAAGAATGAACAAAATGGaccaaacaatccatgctattcaggttggat ATGAAGATTGGAGAAAACCTAAGAAGAAGTGGTTGCCCTATGATGAGTATAAAAATGCCAAGGAAAAAAAGTATGAAAAAAGAGGGAGGGACATTTATCAAAGAGAGGAACCACCGGTTGAGAAGAAATCTGATTTTGAGACTATGCTCACCCGATTTGCAGCAGTATCTAAAAAAAGGCACGAGGTAACTAAAGCAGCAATTAAAGAGCAACAATTAGTAATCAAAGAGCAACAACTTATGATGAAGGAACAACAGGAGAGGATGAAAAACCAGCAAGCACTCTTGAGAAATCAGCAAGCTTCGATCCTAAAAATAGAGAAACAACTTGGGCAACTAGCTACGCAATTCAATGAAAGAGCACCGGGAGGACTTTCGGGAAATACCGAACAAAACCCGAGAGGAGCACACATTCAAGCCATCACAACTAGAAGTGGGAAAATTATCACTCACTTAACCCCTATTGACAGAAACGAACCTGAAGTAGAACaggaagaacaagaagaaaaTAAAGATAACAAGTTTGGGcaatcaccacgacgtggtggatcTACCACGGCGTGGCAAGACTCTGAGGAGAAAAATACCGAGCTGGTGAAGACATATCATCCACCACTTCCCTTCCCAAGCAGAGCAATTCAAGAGAAGCATGCTGAAGATTACCGAAAGTTCTTAGATCACATAAAATCTCTTGAAATCAACATTCTATTCCTTGAGGCTTTAGTTGAAATGCCAAAGTATGCCAAGTTTTTGAAGGACCTATTGACAAAccaaaagaaaatggaaggattaTCAAAAGTTATACTAAATGAAACTTGCTCTGCTACAATGCTAAGCATGCTACCAAAGAAGATGGGGGATCTAGGGAGCATTACTTTACCATGCCAATTCGGGAATCTAGCAACAAGTCATGCTCTAGCCGACTCAGGAGCAAGTGTCAACTTGATGCCATACTCATTCTTCAAAAATCTTGATCTTCCCGAACCGATACCGGTCCACATGCTTATCCATCTAGCCAATAAGACTATAACCTTCCCAAGGGGCATTTATGAAGACCTACTAGTGAAAGTAGACAAGTTCGTTTTCCCAACGGATTTTATTATGTTGGATATGGAGGAAGATGAGCAAGTCCCGATCATTCTTGGAAGACCATTTTTGAGCATCGCCCAAGCTTTAGTTGATATAAGGGAATCCAAGCTTACGTTACGTGTTGGATAG